One window of Tepidanaerobacter acetatoxydans Re1 genomic DNA carries:
- the dnaB gene encoding replicative DNA helicase encodes MDNLKIPPYNLEAEQSVLGSMLLSKDAITVAAEQLRVQDFYKESHKKIFEVIVRLYEDREPVDLITVTEALRSAKILEQIGGATYLTALTEIVPTAANISYYCKIVEEKALIRRLINTTSEILSMAYDQQNEVEDLLDEAERRIFEIAQKRRVENFHHIKEILFDTFERIEQLYNSEGGITGVPTGFPDIDEKTSGLQPSDLILIAARPSMGKTAFALNIAQNAAIRYKVPVGIFSLEMSKEQLVQRMLCAESNVDSHKLRTGKLDEEDWPRLARAMGPLSEAPIYIDDTPGISSLELRTKARRLKAEKGLGLVIIDYLQLMSGRTASENRQQEISEISRSLKALARELSVPVVALSQLSRAPEMRADHRPILSDLRESGSQEQDSDVVAFLYRDDYYNPDTDKKNIAEIIIAKQRNGPTGTIELVWLPKFTKFASLERFRQSQVG; translated from the coding sequence ATGGATAACCTTAAGATACCTCCTTATAATTTAGAAGCTGAACAATCAGTGCTGGGGTCCATGCTTCTATCAAAAGATGCCATTACCGTAGCTGCAGAGCAGCTACGAGTTCAGGATTTTTATAAAGAATCCCACAAAAAGATATTTGAAGTGATAGTAAGACTTTATGAGGATAGAGAGCCGGTAGATTTGATTACGGTTACCGAGGCCTTAAGATCAGCTAAGATATTGGAGCAGATAGGTGGCGCAACTTATCTTACAGCCCTTACCGAGATAGTGCCAACCGCTGCCAACATTTCTTACTATTGCAAGATTGTTGAAGAAAAGGCACTTATACGGCGCCTTATTAATACTACTTCAGAAATATTGTCCATGGCGTATGACCAGCAAAATGAAGTGGAGGACCTTTTAGATGAGGCCGAACGCAGAATTTTTGAGATTGCACAAAAACGCCGGGTGGAAAATTTCCACCATATAAAGGAAATATTATTTGATACATTTGAACGCATAGAACAGCTGTACAATTCAGAAGGCGGCATAACCGGAGTCCCAACGGGTTTTCCGGATATTGACGAAAAAACATCGGGCTTGCAGCCGTCTGATTTAATCCTTATTGCTGCAAGACCGAGCATGGGAAAGACTGCCTTTGCCTTAAACATAGCTCAAAATGCGGCTATTCGCTATAAGGTTCCGGTTGGTATTTTCAGTCTGGAAATGTCCAAAGAACAGTTGGTGCAGCGCATGCTTTGTGCGGAATCAAATGTAGACAGCCATAAACTCAGGACAGGAAAATTAGATGAGGAAGATTGGCCCAGGCTTGCTCGAGCTATGGGGCCGCTATCTGAAGCACCTATATATATAGACGACACTCCGGGCATTTCATCACTGGAGCTTCGAACAAAAGCTAGGAGGCTCAAAGCGGAAAAAGGCTTAGGCCTTGTGATTATTGATTATCTGCAGCTTATGTCGGGTCGGACTGCTTCGGAGAACCGCCAGCAAGAAATTTCAGAGATATCTCGTTCACTTAAAGCACTGGCCAGAGAACTTTCTGTGCCGGTAGTGGCATTGTCGCAGCTTTCACGAGCACCGGAAATGAGGGCCGACCATCGACCTATTTTAAGTGACCTTCGTGAATCCGGCAGTCAGGAGCAAGATTCCGATGTTGTGGCATTTTTATATAGAGATGATTATTACAATCCTGATACCGACAAAAAGAACATTGCCGAAATTATAATAGCAAAACAGCGAAATGGGCCAACAGGCACCATCGAACTTGTCTGGCTTCCAAAGTTTACTAAATTTGCCAGTTTGGAAAGGTTTCGCCAAAGTCAAGTTGGGTAA
- the rplI gene encoding 50S ribosomal protein L9, with product MKVILLEDVKKLGKKGDLIDVADGYARNYLFPRNLAEEATAGSIKQLKQEKTALERKKQKEIEIAKQIAEKLSQTSVTLKVKAGDKGKLFGSVTTKDISDALKKQHKVEIDKRKIEISEPIKSLGSYVVDIKLAPEVQTQVTVKIIEG from the coding sequence ATGAAGGTTATATTATTAGAAGATGTAAAAAAACTCGGCAAGAAAGGTGATTTGATTGATGTGGCCGATGGTTATGCAAGGAATTACTTATTTCCAAGAAACTTGGCAGAGGAAGCAACTGCAGGAAGCATAAAGCAGCTAAAACAAGAGAAGACCGCATTGGAGAGAAAAAAGCAAAAAGAAATTGAAATCGCTAAACAAATTGCTGAAAAACTTTCTCAAACTTCTGTTACGCTAAAGGTAAAAGCGGGCGATAAGGGTAAACTATTCGGTTCTGTTACAACAAAAGACATATCCGATGCTTTGAAAAAACAACATAAAGTTGAAATAGATAAGCGAAAAATAGAAATTTCCGAGCCAATTAAATCATTGGGCAGCTATGTTGTTGATATAAAACTTGCCCCGGAAGTACAGACCCAAGTGACTGTAAAAATTATTGAAGGATGA
- a CDS encoding DHH family phosphoesterase, with protein sequence MIGGNKNQILWLAVCFIIVLGVVSLIFYDFKITLALLLILGLLLYYLISKKDGKPLPTLIETKASFHQTLWKQVVNELNVCVALVTGNERIIWENKVFSERFQKSGKRISHINELVPQKALESLSEGPREIELMNSRFFVKKTILQTNDKKPGRILQAYYFEDVTEKFNLKLSVKEKETVVCYFYLDNFDEIMVACAEENRPELLAEIDKIITKWVHNFNGLVKKYDNDKYLVIMYLKDFRRAEETKFGVLDAIREIKVGQVMTPTLSIGAAYGEGSLTQSGRIAQNALELCLGRGGDQAVVKAEGKTYFYGGKTEELEKYSRVRVRVISHALRDLIEESDMVMVLGHLFLDMDALGAGVGLISAVKSMNKPGYIILTPEQSPSVDSLLEFLFTDEEMQKNFIGETEALNKITKKTLVVVVDTHRPSLLMSQKVIKKAERVVVIDHHRRGEEFVDKALLVYLEPYASSTSEMVTEMIQYMGDDIKVTPMAATAMLAGIAVDTRNFAFKTGARTFEAASYLRRAGADPTMVYKLFQEDAQAVYERAKVLKRAKEIADHVVISYYDEEPKNPTLAAAQAANSLIGLKGVSASFVLAPMGERITVSARSLGEINVQRILEELGGGGHMTVAGAQLSGMTMDEALERVKLAVLDYMKEGETK encoded by the coding sequence ATGATAGGAGGAAATAAAAACCAAATACTATGGCTGGCAGTTTGCTTTATCATAGTACTCGGGGTAGTAAGCCTAATATTTTATGATTTTAAGATTACATTGGCATTGCTGCTGATTTTAGGCTTGCTTCTGTATTATCTGATATCCAAGAAAGATGGCAAGCCTTTACCGACTTTAATTGAAACAAAAGCATCCTTTCATCAGACCCTGTGGAAGCAGGTAGTAAATGAATTAAATGTGTGCGTAGCACTGGTGACCGGCAATGAAAGGATTATTTGGGAAAACAAGGTGTTTTCAGAACGGTTTCAAAAGTCGGGCAAAAGAATATCACATATAAATGAGCTTGTACCACAGAAGGCTCTAGAATCTTTAAGCGAAGGCCCTAGAGAAATCGAGTTAATGAACAGCCGTTTTTTTGTTAAAAAAACTATACTTCAGACTAATGATAAAAAACCGGGAAGAATATTGCAGGCATATTACTTTGAAGATGTTACAGAAAAATTTAATCTAAAGTTAAGTGTAAAGGAAAAAGAAACCGTAGTTTGCTATTTTTATCTGGACAACTTTGATGAAATCATGGTAGCTTGTGCCGAAGAAAATCGGCCTGAGCTTCTAGCCGAAATAGATAAAATTATAACCAAGTGGGTGCATAATTTTAATGGGCTGGTAAAAAAATACGACAATGATAAATACCTTGTAATTATGTATCTAAAAGATTTTCGACGGGCAGAAGAAACCAAATTCGGGGTACTTGATGCTATTCGTGAAATAAAGGTAGGCCAGGTTATGACACCCACATTGAGTATAGGTGCGGCCTATGGCGAAGGTTCCCTAACTCAATCCGGAAGGATTGCTCAAAACGCCTTAGAACTTTGTTTGGGCAGGGGCGGCGATCAGGCAGTAGTTAAGGCTGAGGGCAAAACGTATTTCTACGGCGGAAAAACCGAAGAACTGGAGAAATACAGCCGTGTAAGGGTCCGGGTTATTTCCCATGCTTTAAGGGACTTAATCGAGGAGTCAGATATGGTAATGGTCCTTGGGCACCTGTTTTTGGATATGGATGCACTTGGAGCGGGTGTCGGTCTTATAAGTGCCGTTAAAAGCATGAACAAACCGGGATATATAATTCTTACGCCGGAACAGAGTCCATCGGTAGATTCTCTACTTGAATTTTTGTTTACTGATGAAGAAATGCAAAAGAATTTTATCGGTGAAACCGAAGCCTTGAATAAAATTACAAAAAAGACGCTGGTTGTGGTTGTGGATACCCACCGACCTTCGCTTTTGATGTCGCAAAAGGTTATCAAAAAGGCGGAAAGGGTTGTGGTTATTGACCATCATCGCCGAGGAGAAGAATTTGTTGATAAGGCATTGCTGGTGTATCTTGAACCATATGCTTCCTCCACAAGTGAAATGGTGACAGAGATGATACAGTACATGGGGGATGATATCAAGGTTACACCCATGGCGGCTACCGCAATGCTGGCAGGTATTGCAGTGGATACTCGCAATTTTGCTTTTAAAACAGGAGCAAGGACTTTTGAAGCAGCTTCTTACTTAAGACGAGCAGGAGCCGATCCTACCATGGTATATAAGCTTTTTCAAGAAGATGCACAAGCTGTATATGAAAGAGCTAAAGTTTTAAAAAGAGCGAAAGAGATAGCGGATCATGTAGTTATCTCCTATTATGATGAAGAACCTAAAAATCCTACATTAGCAGCAGCTCAGGCAGCTAATAGCCTTATCGGACTAAAAGGAGTTTCAGCCTCATTTGTTTTAGCACCTATGGGAGAAAGGATAACCGTCAGTGCTCGCTCATTGGGTGAAATAAATGTGCAGAGGATTTTAGAAGAATTGGGCGGTGGAGGGCATATGACCGTAGCCGGGGCTCAGCTATCCGGCATGACTATGGATGAGGCATTGGAAAGGGTCAAACTAGCCGTTTTGGATTATATGAAAGAGGGTGAAACAAAATGA
- a CDS encoding YybS family protein, which yields MRTNSTKSLVEGALLAAINVILSIMALYMPILGTFATLIWPVPIVILGVRHGIKTSFLSMIVAGIIVAIISGPFQAITIVVSFGLIGLAMGWAIKKDFSPFKILAVGGAASLVSKIALVFISMLMMGINPLTEEINALKESLLIAGSFYEKMGMDPKTVETTIESFKKALELLPLIIPGIFIMASALDAFLTYIVTKAVLSRMGQKLRDFTPFWLWRFPDYTVAAFLAGNLLVLLETYWPIGVLKAIGMNLVLVFGFILFVQGFSLLTYYLGKFNVGKVFRLIIVFFVFFNPLFLQILFFAGLFDVLFNFRKIY from the coding sequence ATGAGAACCAACAGTACTAAGTCCCTTGTAGAGGGAGCACTGCTTGCCGCCATAAATGTCATTCTAAGTATAATGGCCTTATACATGCCCATATTGGGGACTTTTGCTACTTTAATATGGCCGGTACCTATTGTAATATTGGGAGTAAGACACGGCATCAAAACCAGTTTTCTTTCCATGATAGTAGCAGGTATTATTGTGGCTATAATAAGCGGCCCTTTTCAAGCCATAACCATTGTAGTGAGCTTCGGCTTGATAGGACTTGCAATGGGATGGGCTATAAAGAAGGATTTTTCACCATTTAAGATCCTAGCTGTCGGTGGAGCAGCTTCACTAGTTTCCAAAATAGCCCTTGTTTTTATCAGCATGCTGATGATGGGAATTAATCCGTTGACTGAGGAAATTAATGCTCTAAAGGAATCCCTTTTGATAGCAGGTAGCTTTTATGAAAAAATGGGTATGGATCCTAAAACTGTAGAAACCACTATTGAAAGCTTTAAAAAAGCTTTAGAGCTTTTACCGCTGATCATTCCGGGTATATTTATAATGGCATCTGCACTGGATGCCTTTTTAACCTATATAGTGACTAAGGCGGTGCTGTCGCGAATGGGACAGAAGCTCAGAGATTTTACACCCTTCTGGCTATGGCGGTTTCCCGATTATACGGTAGCGGCTTTTTTGGCAGGGAATCTACTTGTGCTTTTGGAAACGTATTGGCCAATAGGTGTGCTTAAAGCTATTGGAATGAATTTAGTGCTGGTTTTCGGGTTTATACTTTTTGTGCAGGGGTTTTCACTCTTAACATATTATTTGGGTAAATTTAATGTTGGAAAGGTTTTTAGATTAATAATTGTTTTTTTTGTGTTTTTTAACCCTTTATTTTTGCAAATACTTTTTTTTGCAGGGCTGTTTGACGTCTTGTTCAATTTTCGAAAGATATATTGA
- the rpsR gene encoding 30S ribosomal protein S18: MKPRRIKKKKVCSFCVDKVDHIDYKEYARLRKYITERGKILPRRITGNCAKHQRQLTIAIKRARNLALLPFTAE; the protein is encoded by the coding sequence TTGAAACCAAGGAGAATAAAGAAAAAAAAGGTCTGCAGTTTTTGTGTAGATAAGGTAGACCATATTGATTATAAAGAATATGCACGTTTGAGAAAATATATAACTGAGCGTGGCAAGATCCTGCCCCGGCGCATTACCGGTAATTGTGCAAAACATCAAAGGCAACTTACCATAGCAATCAAAAGAGCGAGGAATCTCGCCCTGCTACCGTTCACAGCAGAATAG
- a CDS encoding single-stranded DNA-binding protein has protein sequence MLNRIILIGRLTRDPELRFTPANGVPVAQFTIAVDRPFVNQKGERETDFIRIVTWRKLAEICANNLTKGRLVAVDGRLQIRSYDGQDGQRRYITEVVADTVQFLDRAKSGSNEQSSDSFDADFSFDPGIDDINGDGVPF, from the coding sequence TTGCTAAATAGGATTATTTTAATAGGCAGACTCACAAGAGATCCGGAACTTAGATTTACACCGGCTAACGGAGTGCCGGTAGCCCAGTTTACAATAGCGGTAGACAGGCCCTTTGTAAATCAAAAGGGTGAACGTGAAACTGATTTTATCAGGATTGTTACATGGCGAAAACTTGCGGAAATCTGTGCTAATAACCTTACTAAAGGACGCTTGGTAGCAGTGGATGGTCGCCTGCAAATAAGGTCTTACGATGGACAGGACGGCCAGCGAAGGTATATAACCGAAGTTGTAGCCGATACTGTTCAGTTTTTAGACAGGGCTAAATCCGGCTCTAATGAACAGAGCTCAGACAGCTTTGATGCGGATTTTAGTTTTGATCCGGGCATTGATGATATCAATGGTGACGGAGTACCCTTTTAG
- the rpsF gene encoding 30S ribosomal protein S6: MRQYETVFIIDPEFEADEVKALVEKFKGMIEDQGGEVTEVDEWGKLRLAYPINDKREGHYFLMNFTANPATAQDLERVYKITNGLMRYLIINKEK, translated from the coding sequence ATGAGGCAATATGAGACTGTTTTTATCATTGACCCTGAGTTTGAAGCAGATGAAGTAAAAGCACTTGTGGAAAAATTTAAGGGTATGATAGAAGACCAAGGCGGAGAAGTTACTGAAGTCGATGAATGGGGCAAGCTTAGATTAGCTTATCCTATCAACGACAAGCGGGAAGGCCATTATTTTTTAATGAACTTTACGGCAAATCCTGCAACAGCTCAGGACTTGGAAAGAGTGTATAAGATTACCAACGGACTCATGAGATACCTGATTATCAATAAAGAAAAATAA
- a CDS encoding DUF951 domain-containing protein has translation MKKKHPCGSDTWQIWRMGMDFGIKCMGCGRKVMLPRHKFEKSVKKVIRSEKNTNLENR, from the coding sequence ATGAAAAAGAAACACCCCTGTGGAAGTGATACTTGGCAGATATGGCGTATGGGTATGGATTTTGGAATTAAATGTATGGGGTGTGGCCGAAAAGTGATGCTGCCAAGACATAAATTTGAAAAGAGTGTTAAAAAAGTTATCAGGTCGGAAAAAAATACTAACCTTGAAAACCGATAA
- a CDS encoding mechanosensitive ion channel family protein, whose protein sequence is MSDITQMYNNFVNKLPAFAIPLIKIAVVWYLSVLFIKLAENFITRIFSMKSHGKAHFDESKTKTLAGLLKSIVRYVTYFVAGINILEIAGIKTTSLLTAAGIGGLAIGFGAQNLVKDVISGFFIIFEDQYNVGDYIEAAGVAGTVDEIGLRTTKLWDFGGQLHIIPNGEITRVTNHSRGAMRALINVSIAYEEDINRVMKSLEEVCQGVREKRKDIIVEGPSILGISDLGKTEIEVGIIAKTIPMQQWSVERELRKAILEKFTSEGIEIPYPRTVYIKKEGKREEDL, encoded by the coding sequence TTGAGTGATATAACACAAATGTATAATAATTTTGTAAATAAACTTCCGGCATTTGCAATACCTCTTATTAAAATCGCTGTGGTTTGGTATTTATCGGTTCTTTTTATAAAACTCGCAGAGAACTTCATTACTCGAATTTTTTCGATGAAAAGCCATGGGAAAGCGCATTTTGATGAAAGCAAAACAAAAACGCTGGCAGGCCTTTTAAAAAGTATTGTGCGCTATGTAACATATTTTGTAGCAGGTATAAATATTTTAGAGATTGCAGGGATTAAGACTACGTCCTTATTAACGGCAGCAGGCATCGGCGGGCTTGCGATTGGCTTTGGGGCTCAAAACCTCGTAAAGGACGTTATATCAGGATTTTTTATTATCTTTGAGGATCAGTATAATGTGGGTGATTATATAGAAGCGGCCGGCGTAGCGGGAACCGTTGATGAGATTGGGCTTAGAACCACTAAGCTATGGGATTTTGGCGGACAACTGCATATTATTCCGAATGGTGAGATTACCCGAGTGACAAATCATTCCCGTGGAGCTATGAGAGCTTTAATTAATGTAAGCATAGCCTATGAAGAAGATATCAACCGGGTGATGAAATCATTAGAAGAGGTTTGCCAAGGAGTTAGGGAAAAAAGAAAAGATATTATTGTTGAAGGCCCTTCCATATTGGGAATATCAGATTTAGGCAAAACAGAAATTGAAGTTGGGATTATTGCTAAGACAATACCTATGCAGCAGTGGAGCGTAGAAAGGGAGCTGCGCAAGGCTATTTTGGAAAAGTTTACAAGTGAAGGCATAGAAATACCATATCCGCGAACAGTTTATATAAAAAAAGAAGGCAAAAGGGAGGAAGACCTTTGA
- a CDS encoding CvpA family protein, whose product MNWVDIILMIVFIKSAVQGFSKGFILSAFKTAGVIVALYTGVFYRDIAVDFLKTHLAMDRFLSGIMLAPTLNEPGALGVINIKSIVELALSAVGFFSVFLLVQIIFLIPAYFINGIIKISSLTPLNRLLGTLFGLARTAVYFALLNAVVSPFLLAFPESFLDKGLRASYILNHIRFLDFISPIVVKLI is encoded by the coding sequence GTGAACTGGGTGGATATTATTTTGATGATAGTTTTTATAAAAAGTGCGGTACAGGGATTTTCTAAAGGCTTTATCCTGTCCGCATTTAAAACAGCAGGAGTTATCGTAGCTTTGTACACAGGAGTTTTTTATAGGGATATTGCGGTGGATTTTCTGAAAACTCACCTTGCTATGGACAGATTTTTGAGCGGTATAATGTTAGCCCCAACTTTAAATGAACCTGGAGCCTTGGGAGTAATAAACATTAAAAGCATCGTGGAATTGGCACTCAGTGCCGTAGGATTTTTTTCAGTGTTTTTGTTGGTTCAAATCATATTTTTGATACCTGCATATTTCATCAACGGTATTATAAAAATATCAAGCCTAACGCCACTTAACCGATTACTGGGTACTTTGTTCGGCTTAGCTCGAACAGCCGTATACTTTGCACTTTTAAATGCAGTTGTTTCACCATTCCTATTGGCCTTCCCGGAAAGCTTTTTGGATAAAGGATTAAGGGCTTCTTATATCTTAAATCACATAAGATTTTTAGATTTTATAAGTCCTATTGTGGTAAAATTAATATAA
- a CDS encoding tetratricopeptide repeat protein, with protein sequence MDDLINKAEHHMERGEYQQARKIYNEILLIDPNNAIAYNKLGVISVREENLEQAKIYFIKALELNPKLSSASSNLGNIYFEKGNFEKAKDCYEKAIAIDPDNPVPYNNLAVIYKKSKDIDKFVKFYKKSIELSTHKLNDTKIHFKKKEAKKLPYMAILGFLIVMLILYLLISFKR encoded by the coding sequence GTGGACGATCTTATTAATAAAGCTGAGCACCATATGGAACGCGGGGAGTATCAGCAAGCAAGAAAAATATATAATGAAATTTTGTTAATTGACCCCAACAATGCCATAGCCTATAATAAACTTGGGGTAATTTCGGTTCGCGAAGAAAATCTCGAACAAGCAAAAATTTATTTCATAAAAGCACTTGAGCTAAATCCAAAGCTTTCTTCGGCATCAAGCAACTTAGGCAATATATATTTTGAAAAAGGGAATTTTGAAAAAGCAAAAGACTGCTATGAAAAGGCCATAGCCATTGACCCGGACAATCCTGTGCCATATAATAATCTGGCTGTAATATATAAAAAATCAAAGGACATAGATAAATTTGTAAAATTTTACAAAAAATCGATAGAGCTTTCCACCCACAAATTAAATGATACTAAAATACATTTTAAAAAAAAAGAAGCAAAAAAACTACCTTACATGGCAATCCTCGGCTTTTTAATTGTTATGTTGATTTTATATCTATTGATTTCTTTTAAAAGATAA
- the yyaC gene encoding spore protease YyaC, translated as MQLEQTCFNYKDLRVHIDSPSAYKLFCNYFIEMLTDTYTQAPLIIICIGTDRSTGDALGPLVGEKLHKVCRHAKVLGNLQEPVHACNLEKVLGEVKSTYENPFIIAIDASLGRSENVGTIKISPGALKPGAGVNKNLPSVGDFHITGVVNVGGFMEYVVLQNTRLYTVMKMVDIISLGIMRGLERFFG; from the coding sequence ATGCAATTGGAGCAGACATGTTTTAATTATAAAGATTTACGAGTGCATATAGATTCCCCTTCTGCTTATAAGTTATTTTGCAATTACTTTATTGAAATGCTGACTGATACATATACTCAAGCCCCATTAATTATAATTTGCATAGGAACTGACCGTTCTACCGGTGATGCACTCGGTCCGCTGGTAGGTGAAAAATTACATAAAGTTTGCCGTCATGCTAAGGTTTTGGGTAATTTGCAAGAACCGGTTCATGCCTGCAATCTTGAAAAGGTGCTAGGTGAAGTAAAAAGCACCTATGAAAATCCGTTTATAATTGCTATTGATGCTTCCCTCGGCCGTTCAGAAAATGTTGGTACTATTAAAATCAGCCCGGGTGCTTTAAAGCCCGGAGCCGGTGTCAATAAAAATTTACCTTCGGTTGGTGATTTTCACATTACAGGAGTTGTAAATGTAGGCGGTTTCATGGAATATGTCGTGCTTCAAAATACCAGGCTTTATACGGTAATGAAGATGGTGGATATTATCTCATTAGGAATCATGCGGGGATTGGAAAGGTTTTTTGGATAG
- a CDS encoding bactofilin family protein encodes MFGKRSEPTIANTDRVDTILGKNAEFNGKIKSSGLMRIEGNFDGELECDEDLIISEGAKVTAELKARNAIIAGVFQGNIQLDGKLEIKNTGKVTGDIKVGTLLVEDGAFFDGKCEMLGAGHKPDLNLVEINRNEKKTNPT; translated from the coding sequence ATGTTTGGGAAGAGGAGTGAGCCAACTATAGCAAATACAGATAGAGTTGATACGATACTTGGTAAGAACGCAGAGTTTAATGGTAAGATAAAATCATCAGGATTAATGCGGATAGAAGGGAATTTTGATGGCGAATTAGAATGTGATGAAGATTTGATTATAAGCGAAGGGGCAAAGGTTACTGCTGAACTTAAGGCTAGAAACGCCATCATAGCAGGAGTATTTCAAGGCAATATCCAGCTGGACGGTAAGCTTGAAATAAAGAATACAGGTAAAGTGACGGGAGATATAAAAGTAGGTACGCTACTTGTTGAAGATGGAGCTTTCTTTGACGGCAAATGTGAGATGCTTGGAGCCGGGCACAAGCCGGATTTAAATCTTGTTGAAATAAATAGGAATGAGAAAAAAACGAACCCAACATAA
- a CDS encoding M23 family metallopeptidase: MNERKEKFTMMVIPHSGKSTFAVSVSAKTLKIAGGLLAATLIGVMIFVSNIYLSYNKFKTRTEELSVIAKDYNVLQKQLEFFVEKTSTLEKKMSELEKLDTDLRGLLEGDPALKTSIKKEDKQLDMSRAVITSRSGLDRQRAISQLRILELKIPDQEQSLEELKDAVIQRNDRLSHTPSGYPVSGNITSKFGYRKSPFGSRQEFHDGLDIGASYGATIVATADGMVTFTGYRSGYGRTVTISHGYGFETSYCHNSSILVKTGQQVKKGQGIAKVGSSGRSTGPHLHYMVRLNGQLQDPANFLQ; encoded by the coding sequence GTGAACGAAAGAAAAGAGAAATTCACGATGATGGTTATTCCTCACTCAGGAAAATCTACCTTTGCTGTTTCTGTATCAGCTAAGACCTTAAAAATTGCGGGCGGACTGTTGGCTGCTACTTTAATTGGTGTGATGATTTTTGTTTCAAATATTTATTTGTCTTATAATAAGTTTAAAACTCGCACAGAAGAATTATCAGTGATAGCCAAGGATTATAATGTGCTGCAAAAGCAGTTAGAGTTTTTCGTGGAAAAAACCAGTACCTTAGAGAAAAAAATGTCGGAATTGGAGAAGCTGGACACTGACTTAAGAGGTTTGCTAGAAGGTGATCCGGCTTTAAAAACGAGCATAAAAAAAGAGGACAAGCAGTTAGATATGAGTAGAGCCGTAATTACAAGCCGAAGCGGGTTAGACCGTCAGCGAGCGATAAGTCAATTGCGGATACTGGAATTAAAAATTCCTGATCAGGAGCAGAGTTTGGAAGAGTTAAAAGATGCCGTCATTCAAAGAAATGATCGCCTATCACATACACCTTCCGGGTATCCTGTTTCCGGCAATATTACATCAAAATTCGGATACCGCAAATCTCCATTTGGCAGCAGACAAGAGTTTCATGACGGTTTGGATATTGGAGCATCATATGGTGCTACGATTGTTGCTACGGCTGATGGCATGGTAACCTTTACCGGTTACCGGTCAGGTTATGGCAGGACGGTGACTATAAGCCATGGTTATGGATTTGAGACATCCTATTGTCACAACTCTAGCATACTTGTAAAAACAGGTCAACAGGTAAAAAAAGGTCAGGGGATTGCAAAGGTAGGGAGTTCAGGGAGAAGCACGGGCCCACATCTGCACTATATGGTAAGGCTGAACGGGCAGCTTCAGGACCCTGCAAACTTTTTACAGTGA
- a CDS encoding DUF4446 family protein, protein MKLKNYLDIVNVFITNNMENLLLCVIILSIITLIVFINVNIKLSKIVKKYKNLTRGMDGSNIEDILLHQTDYLKDLDNEVSDIKKAIAQLTQDNRQMIKKVYWKRYNAFPEMGSDLSFSLALLNDGNSGVVITSIYGRDENRVYLKPIIEGKSSYTLSPEEREIILKAIQTKII, encoded by the coding sequence TTGAAATTAAAAAACTATTTAGATATTGTAAATGTATTTATTACTAATAACATGGAAAACTTGCTGCTATGCGTTATTATTTTATCGATAATAACATTAATTGTTTTTATAAATGTGAATATCAAATTGTCTAAAATTGTAAAAAAATATAAAAACCTTACAAGGGGTATGGATGGAAGCAATATTGAAGACATCTTATTACATCAGACGGATTATTTGAAAGATTTAGACAATGAAGTAAGTGATATAAAGAAGGCGATTGCTCAACTGACCCAAGATAATCGTCAGATGATTAAAAAGGTTTACTGGAAACGCTATAACGCATTTCCGGAGATGGGAAGTGATTTAAGTTTTTCACTAGCATTGCTAAATGACGGAAACTCGGGTGTCGTGATAACAAGTATATACGGTCGGGATGAAAATAGGGTTTATTTAAAGCCTATTATTGAAGGAAAAAGCAGTTATACCCTTTCTCCAGAGGAACGGGAAATAATTTTGAAGGCTATTCAAACTAAAATTATTTAA